CAGCAAAACATATACAAACAAGGCAAAAAGTCCGAGCATATACCTTACTGCATCATTATAACGGTTGCTTCTGGGTTTTGTTAGGGAAAATATGGTGAAAATCGTGCCCAGCAGAACCGGTGCTTCCCATGCGGTAAGCAACGTCCAGGCACCGAAAGTCGTTGCTATTGCTTTGCCACCTCTAAACCTTAACATGGGAGGAAATGCGTGACCTGCTATACCGGCCAAAGCCGCAATTGCTATTATGTATTCATTGTCGACCATCCCTGATGATATGAATATTTCCAGAGGGAATATACCTTTCAGGAAGTCTAGAACCAGCGCGGTGATGCCAGGTTTCCAGCCGGCAGCTCTCCACAGGTTTGATGCCCCGGGATTGCCATCTGTAACCCCTCTCAAGTCTATTCCTATTTTCTTTGCGATAATTGCTGAATACATAACTGATCCGGATAAGTACTGGAAAATAATCGCACCAATTCCATAAAGGATTTCCTGGTTAGACACGGATAACCCTTCCTCTCCAGGAGACTTTTCTCATAAATAGAGTCTTAAATGTCGAAACAACAAAAATCAGGAGAAAGAAAAGAAAATGCAACGGATAAAACACATAATCATACCAGGAATAGTCTCCAAGTGGTTTTGAAAGTATATATATAACCAGCACCATACCGGTGTACACAAAAAAGTGTGACAAGGAATCGAACATCCAGAATATGGAAGAGTAAAATCCTGCCATCCATATGAAAGCTACAATGAAATTCAAAACGCCTCCAGTAATTGAACCAGCTGACATGTTTTTTGTATGACCTTCAAAGAGCTGTAGGATTCCCCCGGGATACATTCTGAACTTTAAAAAGCCGTTTCCAAGAAAGTTGGAGACATTTTTCCCATTTTCAAGATACATCCTGCCGAATTTCAAATCTTCAAGAACGGTATTCTTGATAACTTTGTGTCCGCCAGTTTCGAAATAGTCCTTTCTCGAAGTAACTATCACTGGGCCAAATGCGCCTGCAGGTTTTAAGTTTCGAAACCTGAAATTTTTGCTACAATACACCGTGAGCAAGTTAGCTGTAAACCCGAGATGTTCGTAAAAGCGTTCAAACCTCTGGTAAGGCCACACGGATATCATACCGCCTAACTTGTTATACTTCGACAACAGAATCCCGATTGCTTCCTTTTCAGGCTCC
The Kosmotoga arenicorallina S304 genome window above contains:
- a CDS encoding glycosyltransferase family 2 protein; amino-acid sequence: MEFLLKSAAIIFNFAISFFYLISIRSHILKRTIPNEISLEKKNGVQKISVIIPARNEELNIGKILSALLNQTVQPDEIIVINDDSSDKTAKIVETYSRVDNRVKLVNLKEDPPEDWIGKSWALWNGVHNSDGDLLIFLDADVEPEKEAIGILLSKYNKLGGMISVWPYQRFERFYEHLGFTANLLTVYCSKNFRFRNLKPAGAFGPVIVTSRKDYFETGGHKVIKNTVLEDLKFGRMYLENGKNVSNFLGNGFLKFRMYPGGILQLFEGHTKNMSAGSITGGVLNFIVAFIWMAGFYSSIFWMFDSLSHFFVYTGMVLVIYILSKPLGDYSWYDYVFYPLHFLFFLLIFVVSTFKTLFMRKVSWRGRVIRV
- a CDS encoding glycerol-3-phosphate acyltransferase, translated to MSNQEILYGIGAIIFQYLSGSVMYSAIIAKKIGIDLRGVTDGNPGASNLWRAAGWKPGITALVLDFLKGIFPLEIFISSGMVDNEYIIAIAALAGIAGHAFPPMLRFRGGKAIATTFGAWTLLTAWEAPVLLGTIFTIFSLTKPRSNRYNDAVRYMLGLFALFVYVLLKSIFAKERNLLLLFGGTFLIAIYKHRKELKNSSLTRTILPIIGKCVCFFCKPFESGFYSFFYWPWKIS